The Oscarella lobularis chromosome 9, ooOscLobu1.1, whole genome shotgun sequence genome includes a window with the following:
- the LOC136191126 gene encoding von Willebrand factor D and EGF domain-containing protein-like, producing the protein MTPLFARCVAAAILVAAVCGVHSLCPGHENACQNIKIIPNAENRGLNVNRSPLVAHCDAHFSGWYQFRHSNETKVLEIPTSTEENFTCHTHKKCGTEIPITLRYKETQKDLTVYDGCFDFIWCCLYKIEVCSKKCDDAIVYYLSPPFGCPMAYCTEYLSPCDVHQYRNHESKECLNKFPQNLARNPELSVDINNNDEAVNFNCHVYFKKIDSAKGNERYEVQWIKNNTHTLHIKQIPYTSAKSFETLTYSLDDSPQNELPFNVQCRVQTFYQNDSRGNRSKWFSSNVLYAGLSVYPSAVQLKENSTDPVNINVRPTIPIVCSKQLKEKFPGRNCAVIVQIQRGRTDQTQVSASACQLKFTKDNWNKPQSLTLNALPNFINTQQNNPLKIQLELRINLDDATTPLLWLSYEPKPIMVNVEDSDAKSCKSYNDPHFNTFDNKWFRYYGLGNFLFVNATSPLNNLEVQIRFWKCRNSMTTRSCNCGVAIREGSNVVSVGQCVAPFLNETTFLHVVRHSKFPFSNGFQVFRNLQTVKVLLSSGSYVEIKGKTFGVNVELRLSPIYTNTTGICGNGNGKPEDDLTGRDGIMYTNHKKFTETWRLKEKDSFFFKVDLEYRQTGDIIQELCQCADPKCLNVTAGAVAGPFAKKEFTQTAAILAKLVNATSRKKRRAEQLTLSKREVIQYDWPTRSNITKDMAEEKCKSDLDRSFVAQACKQEGFIREVDPHIIEACVEDIKATDDLSWPLSYVDVVQSQCEDSIAENSSYWKEQFNEDQPAQNNQSLSNDSLVYNLPVFPKAILSSFCLNNCSGIGTCKDSKCLCPKGFAGEDCLVNLAEPPRASHFNTGPLCDVNEPPCTTLHVIGNGFYDHPSLACVIQVEGSSRMLKIKAKYQSMIDLTCRIPNNIFRQNGTTYVPLTVKVSVQKKVSHEKLGYIVYNSTCYKCNEDANCFLKSGMCNIKDKCIGKNDFIELRGHCQTCEPAYSTSKWKITRKREHCPTLTEPQNGFAKVFSFGSHLTANYSCTERGFVLSGERSRTCNLTNACNRHVHWSGNPPLCIKYDPCNDFYISAGLLNFSKQSGCKRFTVEDCRTAARGLVQVPLRCDDKIVENNYEYTYKPNYKSKWTLVKST; encoded by the exons ATGACGCCCCTATTCGCAAGATGTGTTGCTGCAGCTATTCTAGTTGCAGCTGTTTGCG GAGTACACAGTCTTTGTCCGGGACACGAAAATGCTTGTCAAAACATCAAAATTATACCAAATGCGGAAAATAGAGGACTCAATGTTAACAGAAGTCCTCTTGTTGCTCACTGCGACGCCCATTTTAGCGGATGGTATCAATTCAGGCATTCTAACGAAACAAAAGTTTTAGAAATCCCAACGTctacagaagaaaattttaCATGTCATACCCACAAAAAGTGCGGAACTGAAATTCCCATAACATTGCGATACAAAGAAACACAAAAAGATTTAACAGTGTATGATGGGTGTTTTGACTTCATATGGTGTTGCTTGTACAAGATAGAAGTGTGTTCAAAAAAATGCGACGACGCAATAGTTTACTACTTGTCGCCTCCGTTTGGATGCCCTATGGCATACTGTACAG AATACTTATCTCCTTGTGACGTTCATCAGTATCGCAATCACGAAAGCAAAGAGTGCTTGA ACAAATTTCCCCAAAACCTAGCGCGAAATCCCGAACTTTCAGTTGACATAAACAACAACGACGAAGCAGTCAACTTTAACTGCCACGtttatttcaaaaaaatagatagcgcaaaaggaaacgaaagatACGAAGTTCAATGGATCAAAAATAACACGCATACACTTCATATCAAGCAGATTCCATACACAAGCGCAAAAAGTTTTGAAACTCTAACCTACAGCTTAGATGACAGTCCTCAAAACGAACTACCATTCAAT GTGCAATGCAGGGTACAAACTTTTTATCAAAACGATTCAAGAGGCAATCGTTCAAAATGGTTCAGCAGCAACGTTCTCTACGCGGGATTATCA GTTTACCCTTCTGCTGTACAATTAAAGGAAAATTCAACAGATCCCGTGAACATAAATGTTCGGCCAACGATTCCAATTGTCTGCTCCAAgcaactaaaagaaaaatttcccGGCAGAAACTGCGCTGTGATTGTTCAAATTCAGCGCGGGAGAACGGATCAGACTCAAGTATCAGCATCTGCATGCCAATTGAAGTTTACAAAAGACAACTGGAACAAACCTCAATCGCTTACTCTAAATGCACTGCCGAACTTCATTAACACGCAGCAAAACAATcctctaaaaattcaattggaGTTGCGGATTAATTTGGACGATGCAACTACTCCTTTGCTGTGGCTTAGTTACGAGCCAAAGCCAATTATG GTGAATGTAGAAGATTCTGATGCAAAATCGTGTAAAAGCTACAACGATCCGCACTTTAATACATTCGATAATAA ATGGTTCAGGTACTACGGGCTCGGAAATTTCCTCTTTGTAAACGCAACAAGCCCTTTGAATAATTTAGAA GTTCAGATTCGCTTTTGGAAGTGCAGAAATTCAATGACAACACGATCATGCAACTGTGGTGTTGCTATAAGAGAAGGAAGCAACGTCGTTTCTGTTGGTCAGTGCGTGGCACCGTTCCTGAACGAAACTACTTTCTTACATGTTGTCAGACATAGCAAGTTTCCTTTTAGCAACGGATTTCAAGTCTTCAGAAATTTGCAAACAGTTAAAGTTCTTCTCTCTTCAGGGAGTTACGTAGAGATAAAGGGAAAAACATTTGGCGTAAATGTGGAGCTTCGCCTTTCGCCAATATATACAAACACCACAGGAATTTGCGGAAATGGCAATGGGAAACCTGAAGATGACTTAACAGGAAGAGATGGCATAATGTATACAAACCATAAAAAGTTTACAGAAACCTGGAG actgaaggaaaaggattcgtttttcttcaaagtTGACCTTGAGTATCGACAGACAGGAGATATTATTCAAGAGTTGTGCCAATGTGCAGACCCAAAATGTCTAAACGTGACTGCAGGCGCTGTGGCAGGACCATTCGCGAAGAAAGAATTTACTCAAACAGCTGCAATATTGGCTAAACTTGTAAACGCAACTTctagaaagaagagacgtgCAGAACAGCTGACTCTAAGCAAACGCGAAGTGATTCAATACGACTGGCCAACTAGGAGTAACATCACAAAAGATATGGCAGAAGAAAAGTGCAAGAGCGATCTCGACCGATCATTTGTCGCTCAGGCATGTAAACAAGAAGGCTTCATTAGAGAAGTTGATCCCCACATAATAGAAGCCTGCGTTGAAGATATAAAA GCTACTGATGATTTGTCGTGGCCACTTTCCTACGTCGACGTAGTGCAGTCACAGTGTGAAGATAGCATTGCAGAAAATTCATCGTATTGGAAGGAACAATTCAATGAAGACCAGCCTGCTCAAAACAATCAATCGTTGTCAAATGATTCTTTAGTGTATAATTTACCTGTTTTCCCGAAAGCCATCCTAAGCTCCTTCTGTCTAAACAACTGCAGCGGAATCGGAACTTGCAAAGACTCAAAATGCCTGTGCCCTAAGGGCTTTGCAGGTGAAGATTGTCTGGTTAACCTCGCTGAACCTCCACGAGCAAGCCATTTTAATACCGGACCTCTCTGTGATGTAAATGAACCGCCTTGCACCACTCTCCACGTGATAGGAAACGGCTTCTACGATCATCCCAGTTTAGCCTGTGTTATTCAAGTTGAG GGATCAAGTCGCATGTTGAAGATAAAAGCGAAATACCAAAGTATGATAGATTTGACGTGTAGAATACCCAACAATATTTTTCGACAAAACGGAACGACATATGTACCATTAACGGTTAAAGTTTCCGTTCAAAAAAAGGTTAGCCATGAGAAACTTGGCTACATCGTGTATAATTCTACCTGCTACAAATGCAACGAAGACGCCAACTGTTTTCTAAAG AGTGGCATGTGCAACATAAAAGACAAATGCATTGGGAAAAACGACTTTATCGAGTTGAGAGGACACTGCCAAACGTGCGAACCAGCCTACAGTACGTCCAAGTGGAAAAtaacaagaaaaagag AACATTGCCCGACATTGACTGAACCCCAAAACGGTTTTGCCAAGGTTTTCTCTTTCGGATCTCACCTGACAGCTAACTACAGCTGCACAGAACGCGGTTTTGTGCTTTCAGGAGAGAGATCGCGAACATGCAATTTGACTAATGCCTGCAATCGTCATGTTCACTGGTCAGGAAACCCTCCGTTGTGTATAAAATACG aCCCTTGCAACGATTTCTATATTTCAGCGGGACTCTTGAACTTTTCTAAACAGTCAGGCTGTAAACGCTTCACTGTCGAAGACTGCAGAACGGCTGCTAGGGGCCTGGTGCAAGTTCCGCTTCGGTGCGACGACAAAATCGTGGAAAACAATTACGAATACACTTACAAACCCAATTACAAATCAAAGTGGACTCTTGTCAAGAGCACTTG A
- the LOC136191127 gene encoding calumenin-like yields MSLQRLSLVLLLAAALVARADIATHDHELSDEQHYQDGEHNPVYDHEAFLGRDEAAEFDELHPEESKERLRKLVTKIDLNGDGFVDGEEMKAWIAKQLRKYIYHDVETQFEANDVDKNGKVTWDEFVNTTYGYIDDEEFEKDPQFELMVKRDKRRFERADGDDDKALDKDEYVRFMHPEESPDMADIVIDETLEDMDKDKDGSLSVEEYLGDPGVDPDTGNPPDWVSVENTTFYEVRDTNHNGKMDRDEIREWIMPTTHSHVNDEASHLVQQADVDKDGKLSVDEIVNNYDLFVGSQMTDYGSLLKKAEEEAHTEL; encoded by the exons ATGTCTCTGCAGCGTCTTAGCctcgttctccttctcgcCGCGGCTCTCGTCGCGCGAGCCGACATCGCAACGCACGATCACGAGCTCTCGGACGAGCAGCACTACCAAGACGGCGAACACAACCCCGTTTACGATCACGAGGCGTTTCTCGGTCGCGACGAAGCagccgaattcgacgaactGCACCCAGAAGAATCAAAAGAACGCCTGAG AAAACTCGTCACGAAAATCGATTTGAACGGCGacggtttcgtcgacggcgaggaaaTGAAGGCGTGGATAGCGAAGCAACTTCGCAAGTACATCTatcacgacgtcgagacccaattcgaagcgaacgacgtcgacaagaaCGGAAAAGTGACGTGGGACGAATTCGTCAACACGACATATGGCTACATAGACGACG AGGAATTTGAGAAGGATCCCCAATTCGAATTGATGGTGAAGCGCGAcaagcgacgattcgagcgAGCCGACGGGGACGACGACAAGGCTCTGGATAAAGATGAGTACGTTCGTTTTATGCATCCCGAAGAATCGCCTGATATGGCTGACATTGTGATCGAC GAAACGTTGGAGGATATGGACAAGGACAAGGACGGGTCTTTGTCCGTCGAGGAATACCTAGGCGATCCAGGCGTCGATCCGGATACGGGAAATCCGCCCGATTGGGTCAGCGTCGAGAATACGACGTTCTACGAAGTGAGAGACACGAATCACAACGGCAAAATGGACAGG GACGAAATTAGGGAGTGGATCATGCCGACTACTCATTCTCACGTCAATGATGAAGCGTCTCACTTGGTTCAGCAAGCTGACGTGGACAAG gaCGGCAAATTGTCCGTGGATGAAATTGTCAACAATTACGATCTTTTCGTCGGAAGCCAGATGACGGACTATGGttctcttttgaagaaagccgaagaggaagcgCACACTGAATTGTAG
- the LOC136190821 gene encoding phosphoethanolamine N-methyltransferase-like, whose amino-acid sequence MATNDSADSSKDFCDEFYTEDTIAAFEKLNGHGYIGSQGKAMTEEMAPLLSPKEGDKILDVGSGIGGMAIHLAKVYGADVLGIDISTAVIKVGRMRAASADLGKGNVSFDVADAMQANISEGAYDFVILRSAFMHFPYDVKYPLLEKTFKWLKPGGRFLLNDMHSVIEHDDLALQNHMKNRHWFLLPMEKILQYLKDIGYEVVLLKDRGDDYVDAIGKEIADFEARKEELSKDAAVKNILEDTHSHWKWKMEWAKKKAFGEHYILAEKPNVQLAQPGLRKSREILQEAHRATSEPRDARRPRGRSRRACTASQRELEAAGKVIACARNGKSTSSARASFLHPPKSLRRKDKESRRWIFRFLFVTG is encoded by the exons ATGGCTACGAACGATTCAGCCGACTCGTCGAAGGACTTCTGCGACGAGTTCTACACGGAAGACACCATTGCAGCCTTCGAAAAGCTGAACGGTCACGGCTACATCGGAAGCCAAGGAAAAGCGATGACAGAG GAAATGGCTCCATTGCTCAGTCCCAAGGAAGGAGACAAGATTCTCGACGTCGGATCGGGGATCGGGGGCATGGCCATTCATCTAGCAAAA GTCTATGGAGCCGACGTACTTGGCATCGACATTTCAACCGCCGTAATTAAAGTCGGTAGAATGCGAGCAGCGTCGGCGGATTTGGGCAAAGGAAAT GTTAGTTTTGATGTGGCAGATGCCATGCAGGCGAATATTTCCGAGGGCGCGTACGATTTTGTTATTCTGCGTTCGGCCTTTATGCACTTTCCCTACGACGTCAAGTATCCTTTATTGGAGAAGACCTTC AAATGGCTTAAGCCCGGCGGTCGATTTCTGCTGAATGACATGCATAGCGTCATTGAGCACGATGATCTGGCGCTACAGAATCACATGAAAAATCGTCACTGGTTCTTGCTTCCGATGGAGAAAATTCTGCAA TACTTGAAGGATATTGGATATGAAGTCGTTCTGTTGAAGGACAGAGGTGATGACTATGTGGATGCTATTGGCAAAGAAATAGCCGACTTCGAAGCGAGAAAAGAGGAGCTTTCAAAA gATGCTGCGGTGAAAAATATTCTCGAAGACACTCACTCTCACTGGAAATGGAAGATGGAATGGGCTAAGAAAAAGGCATTCGGAGAGCATTACATCCTGGCAGAAAAACCCAA CGTGCAGCTCGCGCAGCCGGGGCTTCGAAAATCACGTGAAATTCTCCAAGAGGCCCatcgagcgacgagcgaacCTCGCGACGCACGGAGACCGCGAGGCCGGTCGAGAAGAGCGTGCACAGCGTCTCAACGGGAACTCGAAGCTGCCGGAAAGGTG ATTGCTTGCGCTCGCAACGGTAAAAGCACGAGCTCCGCGCGCGCGTCCTTTCTACATCCGCCTAAATCGCTTAGacggaaagacaaagaaagtcgtcgttggaTCTTCA GGTTTCTTTTTGTTACTGGCTGA
- the LOC136190979 gene encoding uncharacterized protein isoform X2, whose amino-acid sequence MMAVDPKWKTHLVPNTATVTEGIFVKGALLDQLVSYELIDMDQRARIDLVGIESDQATELFKVLRKRPPGSFDKFCQALDETSQGHLAKILQETNGGGGGGGGDDSEPAGGTEALRVSGRLTSSDKKTKGGADKSDGRKRSAKTPRVSKKEPPAKRVKSSDKKTKDKPDGTKRSAKALQVSEKEPRGGEGEGEGEGGDEPDGGERPADAVPAKQATEKFLYNLAKHSQNDWKDIARELGFKQAEMGAIEKKHFSDVKEQCIEMLCRWRNRTDSKGTLAVLKTAYKEAQQITQFETAVEEKIF is encoded by the exons ATGATGGCAGTAGATCCAAAGTGGAAGACTCATCTCGTGCCAAATACTGCTACCGTCACAGAGGGCATCTTCGTTAAAGGCGCCCTCCTCGATCAACTCGTATCTTACGAACTCATAGACATGGATCAGCGCGCAAGAATCGATCTGGTCGGAATAGAAAGCGACCAAGCAACAGAACTCTTCAAAGTTCTCAGGAAACGCCCGCCGGGCTCGTTCGACAAATTCTGCCAAGCCCTTGACGAAACATCGCAAGGACACCTAGCCAAAATATTGCAAG AAACTaacggaggaggcggaggaggaggaggagacgactCGGAACCTGCTGGTGGGACAGAAGCGCTGCGGGTTTCAGGGCGACTAACGTCTTCAGATAAAA AGACTAAAGGAGGAGCAGACAAATCTGACGGTAGAAAACGATCCGCGAAAACTCCGCGGGTTTCAAAGAAGGAGCCTCCCGCTAAGCGAGTCAAGTCTTCAGATAAAA AGACTAAAGACAAACCTGACGGTACGAAACGATCCGCAAAAGCTCTGCAGGTTTCGGAGAAGGAGCctcgaggaggagaaggagaaggagaaggagaaggaggagacgaACCTGACGGTGGTGAACGACCCGCAGACGCTGTTCCAGCTAAGCAAGCCACTGAAAAATTTCTCTACAATCTCGCTAAGCATTCTCAAAACGACTGGAAAGACATAGCTCGGGAATTGGGATTTAAGCAAGCGGAAATGGGAgcaatagaaaagaaacatttCAGCGACGTTAAAGAGCAGTGCATCGAAATGCTCTGCAGATGGCGAAATAGAACGGACAGCAAAGGCACTCTAGCCGTTCTGAAAACGGCCTATAAAGAGGCCCAGCAAATTACGCAATTCGAAACGGCGGTGGAGGAAAAAATATTCTGA
- the LOC136190979 gene encoding uncharacterized protein isoform X1, producing MANDRPRRLDVLRDDYAYLSQNLRVSKAFLGYLFQERVISSDEHEELSGRKHTTAEKIELLVMDYLLRSPDDDLDKIIKALRVSEQKHLAKRLESLDKKTNGGGGGGGGDDSEPAGGTEALRVSGRLTSSDKKTKGGADKSDGRKRSAKTPRVSKKEPPAKRVKSSDKKTKDKPDGTKRSAKALQVSEKEPRGGEGEGEGEGGDEPDGGERPADAVPAKQATEKFLYNLAKHSQNDWKDIARELGFKQAEMGAIEKKHFSDVKEQCIEMLCRWRNRTDSKGTLAVLKTAYKEAQQITQFETAVEEKIF from the exons ATGGCGAACGACAGACcccgtcgactcgacgtttTACGCGACGATTACGCGTATTTGAGCCAAAATTTACGCGTTAGCAAAGCCTTTCTGGGATACCTGTTTCAAGAGAGAGTAATTTCGAGTGACGAGCACGAGGAATTGTCCGGCCGAAAGCACACGACGGCCGAAAAGATTGAACTGCTCGTTATGGATTACTTGCTGAGAAGCCCCGACGACGATTTAGATAAAATTATCAAAGCTCTGCGGGTTTCCGAGCAGAAGCATCTCGCTAAGCGACTAGAGTCCTTAGATAAAA AAACTaacggaggaggcggaggaggaggaggagacgactCGGAACCTGCTGGTGGGACAGAAGCGCTGCGGGTTTCAGGGCGACTAACGTCTTCAGATAAAA AGACTAAAGGAGGAGCAGACAAATCTGACGGTAGAAAACGATCCGCGAAAACTCCGCGGGTTTCAAAGAAGGAGCCTCCCGCTAAGCGAGTCAAGTCTTCAGATAAAA AGACTAAAGACAAACCTGACGGTACGAAACGATCCGCAAAAGCTCTGCAGGTTTCGGAGAAGGAGCctcgaggaggagaaggagaaggagaaggagaaggaggagacgaACCTGACGGTGGTGAACGACCCGCAGACGCTGTTCCAGCTAAGCAAGCCACTGAAAAATTTCTCTACAATCTCGCTAAGCATTCTCAAAACGACTGGAAAGACATAGCTCGGGAATTGGGATTTAAGCAAGCGGAAATGGGAgcaatagaaaagaaacatttCAGCGACGTTAAAGAGCAGTGCATCGAAATGCTCTGCAGATGGCGAAATAGAACGGACAGCAAAGGCACTCTAGCCGTTCTGAAAACGGCCTATAAAGAGGCCCAGCAAATTACGCAATTCGAAACGGCGGTGGAGGAAAAAATATTCTGA
- the LOC136191149 gene encoding uncharacterized protein produces MAKDSSRRLDILRDDYTHLSQTLRISDAFLGHLFQGRVISKEELDELSGQRHTTAQKIRTLITDYLLRGPDDDLDKIIEALRVSEQKHLAERLQSLDKETKGKGGDEPDGGKRSADTVLAKQATEDFLYDLADQSQMDWKAIARKLGGFGQAEIGAIEKQHFGDVKEQCIEMLCKWLNREGSAGTLAVLKKAYKEAKLLKQFETAVTEHKFEAK; encoded by the exons ATGGCGAAGGACAGTTCCCGTCGGCTCGACATTCTGCGCGACGATTACACGCATTTGAGCCAAACGCTACGCATTAGCGATGCCTTTCTTGGACACCTCTTTCAAGGAAGAGTAATTTCGAAGGAAGAGCTCGACGAATTGTCTGGTCAAAGGCACACGACGGCCCAGAAGATTAGAACACTCATTACTGATTACTTGCTGAGAGgtcccgacgacgatttaGATAAGATTATCGAAGCTTTGCGGGTTTCGGAGCAGAAGCATCTCGCTGAGCGACTACAGTCTTTAGATAAAG AAAccaaaggaaaaggaggagaTGAACCTGACGGTGGGAAACGATCTGCAGACACTGTCCTAGCTAAGCAAGCTACTGAAGACTTTCTCTACGATCTGGCTGACCAATCTCAAATGGACTGGAAGGCCATAGCTCGGAAATTAGGAGGATTTGGGCAAGCGGAAATAGGAGCAATAGAAAAGCAACATTTCGGCGATGTCAAAGAGCAGTGCATTGAAATGCTCTGCAAATGGCTAAATCGAGAGGGCAGCGCAGGCACTCTAGCCGTTCTGAAAAAGGCCTACAAGGAGGCTAAACTCCTTAAACAATTCGAAACAGCGGTGACGGAACACAAATTTGAGGCGAAATAG
- the LOC136191547 gene encoding THUMP domain-containing protein 2-like: MQEEETEEPPSKKQRQESPSLTFRVSCKCAGRAGKRIQSQVLGARLGALISSKFGLKADLRRPSLEVSVHLNDESLVIGLPVSKIPLSSRSYIRTSGLRSTVAWTLARLAEIKAGNIVLDPMCGTASILIEAAMEWKDAFYIGSDVSSSQLEIASTNVLFAGTSNVHLLQTDATDLSLLGASSIDRVICDMPFGLQHGSQELIRELYPAFAQELCKIMSLDGRVVLLSSLENKSFLIKTIENTDTFVVHDTHQMSLGDLQAVAVVLIRKCNTEFVL; encoded by the exons ATGCAGGAGGAAGAAACAGAGGAACCTCCCTCGAAGAAACAGAGACAGGAATCGCCGTCTCTGACGTTTCGAGTATCGTGCAAGTGCGCGGGACGCGCGGGGAAAAGGATACAGTCTCAG GTATTAGGTGCTCGACTTGGGGCTCTCATTTCAAGCAAATTTGGTCTGAAAGCCGATCTGAGACGGCCTTCTCTTGAG GTGTCGGTTCATTTGAATGATGAGAGTCTTGTCATTGGTCTTCCCGTGTCGAA AATTCCTCTGTCAAGTCGGTCATACATACGGACTTCAGGATTGAGGTCCACTGTGGCTTGGACCTTAGCAAGATTGGCTGAAATAAAG GCTGGAAACATTGTCTTGGATCCGATGTGTGGAACCGCTTCTATCCTCATCGAAGCAGCAATGGAGTGGAAA GATGCATTCTATATTGGATCTGACGTCAGCAGTTCTCAGCTGGAGATTGCATCTACCAATGTTCTGTTTGCTGGTACGAGCAATGttcatcttcttcaaacTGATGCTACAG ACTTATCTCTTCTCGGTGCCTCTTCAATTGATAGAGTTATCTGTGACATGCCTTTTGGACTGCAGCACGGTAGCCAGGAGTTGATTAGAGAACTCTATCCAGCCTTCGCACAAGAGTTATGCAA GATAATGAGTTTGGATGGACGAGTCGTTCTGCTCAGTTCTTTGGAGAACAAATCATTTCTAATAAAGACTATAGAGAATACAGACACTTTTGTCGTGCACGATACTCATCAGATGAGCTTGGGCGACCTACAAGCGGTTGCTGTGGTGCTAATTCGAAAGTGTAACACTGAATTCGTTTTGTGA